From the genome of Streptomyces sp. NBC_00704, one region includes:
- a CDS encoding FAD-dependent monooxygenase translates to MARDVIVVGAGPVGLMTAGELRLRGVDVVVYERLSAPTRQSRGASFTRRTAECFDQRGLLGRLGATEPADSHFGGLPIDLGMLDEDHYGHRGVSQFRTERMLEEWVGELGVPVLRGREVTALRQDDDEVVVDVDGPDGPAEDRAAYLVGCDGGRSTVRRLAGIGFPGTDGRRGFLTADVTGIDTRRRRIGEDLPGGSMVMAMDLENGVTRVVVHEAGTRPPADREAIAFADLADAWQRLTGESIHHGRCRWISCFTDASRAAAEYRRGRVFLAGDAAHVQPPAMAQGLSVGVQDAVNLGWKLAATVRGGAPEGLLDTYHAERHPVGEQLARNARAAIELRLTGEDMDPVREVVGELLAHKDAAEYAAGMLSNLGIRYDLAKGDHPLLGRRMPPGTALTLADGAGVCVAELLRTGRGLLLTTHDADARVARAADGLADRVEVVTGAWATAPGAPLDAVLVRPDGYVAWTSPGTADDLAEALERWFGGGHRLSSSPRPTGQEPRPDCQDLS, encoded by the coding sequence ATGGCCAGGGATGTGATCGTCGTCGGGGCCGGCCCCGTCGGACTGATGACGGCGGGCGAACTCAGGCTCCGCGGCGTGGACGTCGTCGTCTACGAGCGGCTGTCCGCCCCGACGCGCCAGTCGCGCGGCGCGAGCTTCACCAGGCGCACCGCCGAGTGCTTCGACCAGCGCGGCCTGCTCGGCCGGCTCGGCGCCACCGAACCCGCCGACAGCCACTTCGGCGGGCTGCCCATCGACCTCGGCATGCTGGACGAGGACCACTACGGGCACCGCGGGGTCTCCCAGTTCCGCACCGAGCGGATGCTGGAGGAGTGGGTGGGCGAACTCGGCGTGCCCGTCCTGCGCGGCCGGGAGGTGACCGCGCTGCGGCAGGACGACGACGAGGTCGTGGTGGACGTCGACGGCCCCGACGGGCCGGCCGAGGACCGCGCCGCGTACCTCGTCGGCTGCGACGGCGGCCGCAGCACCGTGCGCAGACTGGCCGGGATCGGCTTCCCCGGCACGGACGGCCGGCGCGGATTCCTCACGGCCGACGTCACCGGGATCGACACCCGCCGACGGCGCATCGGCGAGGACCTGCCCGGCGGCAGCATGGTCATGGCGATGGACCTGGAGAACGGCGTCACCCGGGTCGTCGTCCACGAGGCGGGCACCCGACCGCCGGCCGACCGCGAGGCGATCGCCTTCGCCGACCTCGCCGACGCCTGGCAGCGGCTCACCGGCGAGTCCATCCACCACGGGCGGTGCCGCTGGATCAGCTGCTTCACCGACGCCTCACGGGCCGCCGCCGAGTACCGGCGCGGCCGGGTGTTCCTGGCGGGCGACGCCGCGCACGTGCAGCCCCCGGCGATGGCGCAGGGGCTGAGCGTGGGCGTGCAGGACGCGGTGAACCTCGGCTGGAAGCTGGCGGCGACGGTGCGGGGCGGGGCCCCCGAGGGCCTGCTGGACACCTACCACGCCGAACGCCACCCCGTCGGCGAGCAGTTGGCGCGCAACGCCCGCGCGGCGATCGAACTGCGGCTCACCGGCGAGGACATGGACCCGGTGCGCGAGGTGGTGGGCGAACTGCTGGCCCACAAGGACGCCGCCGAGTACGCGGCGGGCATGCTGAGCAACCTCGGCATCCGCTACGACCTGGCCAAGGGCGACCACCCCCTGCTCGGCCGGCGCATGCCGCCCGGGACCGCGCTCACCCTCGCCGACGGCGCCGGCGTCTGCGTCGCCGAACTCCTGCGCACCGGACGCGGTCTGCTGCTGACCACCCATGACGCCGACGCCCGCGTCGCCCGTGCGGCCGACGGGCTCGCCGACCGGGTCGAGGTCGTCACCGGCGCCTGGGCCACCGCGCCCGGCGCCCCGCTCGACGCCGTCCTCGTGCGCCCCGACGGCTACGTCGCCTGGACCTCCCCCGGCACCGCCGACGACCTCGCCGAGGCGCTCGAGCGCTGGTTCGGCGGCGGCCACCGGCTCTCCAGCAGCCCTCGACCGACGGGCCAAGAGCCCCGGCCAGACTGCCAGGACCTGTCTTGA
- the hemG gene encoding protoporphyrinogen oxidase, whose amino-acid sequence MAGTEQDQVSGKPHVVVIGGGIAGLAAAFQLRDEPVRVTVLEASSRLGGKLSVSEVAGVPVDEGAESLYANRRRTTGLIADAGLGEKIMSAGVTASAIWTAGAVRHQPDRQFMGVPCDLDDLARSGVVSAAGVERARQDLVLPSFDREGDVSVADHVGGRFGQEVVDRLVEPFLAGVFAGRATDLSFEATLTPLAKAARSHVSLADAAASLTPVLAEGEKPPPVRVATLDGGFGSLPAVLVREVLAAAPDATVRTDAPVRELARRADGWRVTVGTAGAPEHIDADAVVIAVPAGPAGSLLAQVPGTSRAVSAFAEVPYSSVAVVTLAYPRAAFPGGLSGRGYAAYRVPASEGKAVKEVTFTTVKWPHLAGEVEIVRCSIGRFGEEDLLRRDDADLVALATAELAEATGVRGAPVARRVSRWQDALPQYTVGHFDRVRRIRETVAAQPGLAVCGALYDGVGVGVCMASARQATEQVLAHVRQNAAARPAAVGA is encoded by the coding sequence ATGGCTGGCACCGAACAGGATCAGGTGAGTGGAAAGCCCCATGTGGTCGTCATCGGGGGTGGCATCGCGGGACTGGCGGCGGCGTTCCAGCTCCGCGACGAGCCGGTGCGGGTGACGGTCCTGGAGGCGTCCTCCCGGCTCGGCGGGAAGCTGTCCGTCTCCGAGGTGGCGGGCGTCCCCGTCGACGAGGGGGCCGAGTCGCTGTACGCCAACCGGCGCCGGACGACCGGCCTCATCGCGGACGCGGGACTCGGCGAGAAGATCATGTCGGCCGGCGTCACCGCGTCGGCGATCTGGACCGCAGGAGCGGTACGGCACCAGCCGGACCGTCAGTTCATGGGCGTCCCCTGCGACCTGGACGACCTCGCCAGGTCCGGCGTGGTCTCCGCGGCGGGCGTCGAGCGGGCCCGGCAGGACCTGGTGCTCCCCTCGTTCGACCGCGAGGGCGACGTCTCGGTCGCGGACCACGTCGGCGGACGCTTCGGCCAGGAGGTCGTGGACCGCCTGGTCGAACCGTTCCTCGCCGGCGTGTTCGCCGGCCGCGCGACGGACCTGTCGTTCGAGGCCACCCTCACGCCGCTGGCGAAGGCCGCCCGCTCGCACGTCTCGCTGGCGGACGCGGCGGCCTCGCTGACCCCCGTGCTCGCCGAGGGGGAGAAGCCGCCGCCCGTGCGGGTGGCGACCCTCGACGGCGGGTTCGGCTCGCTGCCCGCCGTGCTCGTGCGCGAGGTGCTCGCCGCGGCGCCCGACGCGACGGTGCGCACCGACGCCCCGGTGCGCGAACTGGCCCGCCGCGCCGACGGCTGGCGGGTGACCGTGGGCACGGCCGGCGCCCCGGAGCACATCGACGCGGACGCCGTCGTCATAGCCGTCCCGGCAGGACCCGCCGGCAGCCTGCTCGCCCAGGTCCCCGGAACCTCACGGGCCGTCTCGGCGTTCGCCGAGGTGCCCTACTCGAGCGTCGCGGTCGTCACCCTCGCCTACCCGCGCGCCGCGTTCCCCGGCGGCCTCTCCGGCCGCGGGTACGCCGCCTACCGGGTGCCCGCGAGCGAGGGCAAGGCCGTCAAGGAGGTCACGTTCACCACCGTGAAGTGGCCGCACCTGGCCGGCGAGGTGGAGATCGTGCGCTGCTCCATCGGCCGGTTCGGCGAGGAGGACCTGCTGCGGCGCGACGACGCCGACCTGGTGGCCCTGGCCACCGCGGAACTGGCCGAGGCCACGGGAGTGCGGGGCGCCCCGGTGGCCCGCCGCGTCAGCCGCTGGCAGGACGCCCTGCCGCAGTACACCGTCGGCCACTTCGACCGGGTGCGGCGCATCCGCGAGACGGTCGCCGCCCAGCCCGGCCTCGCCGTGTGCGGCGCCCTGTACGACGGCGTGGGCGTCGGCGTGTGCATGGCCTCCGCGCGGCAGGCCACCGAGCAGGTCCTGGCCCATGTGCGGCAGAACGCCGCCGCCCGCCCGGCGGCGGTCGGGGCCTGA
- a CDS encoding FAD-dependent monooxygenase gives MGAIEVPVLIVGGGGCGLSASVFLSDQGVDHLLVERHADTSRVPKAHYLNQRTMEIFRQHGVADDVLAEAAPLEKFGKVRWQTTLAGDGPLERRLIHEMDAFGGGELRETYAAAGPLLPAKLPQMWLEPILRRHAEERNPGRILFHHELLSFSDEGDHVVAEVRDLESGETTTVTAQYLIGADGGRMVGAGVGIEMQGPPGLVNTTTVYFSADLSPWWEEGTLITHFLSPEDPDLSCNLIEMGPRWGKECEQWGLHFAPGPPGRWDDETVVPRIRELLRIPDLEVTVHKVTDWIVHAHLADRYRVGRVLIAGDAAHRQPPAVGLGLNTGIQDAHNIAWKLAAVLGGRASAGLIDTYESERRPVGRENVDWAVSAAVHHQAVIDAVGAGHNIPAGRRRQRLEAYFDPSPLGDTVRQRALEIFHTHRGGCQSLDMEVGFHYEDGALVADGSEAPARVPMRNEHRPTSRPGHRLPHAWITAGDRRLSTLDLTGRTDFTLITGPQGAPWCEAAARVAEKFSVRVTTVRIGDGGDYADVDGGWAAVREIGDAGALLVRPDQHIAWRSADGAGDPEQHLARAFAAVLER, from the coding sequence ATGGGAGCCATCGAGGTTCCGGTTCTGATCGTGGGCGGTGGCGGATGCGGCTTGTCCGCCTCCGTCTTCCTGTCCGACCAGGGCGTCGATCATCTGCTGGTGGAACGGCACGCGGACACCTCGAGGGTTCCGAAGGCCCACTACCTCAACCAGCGCACGATGGAGATCTTCCGGCAGCACGGCGTCGCCGACGACGTGCTCGCCGAGGCGGCGCCGCTGGAGAAGTTCGGCAAGGTGCGCTGGCAGACCACGCTCGCCGGCGACGGGCCGCTGGAGCGGCGCCTGATCCACGAGATGGACGCCTTCGGCGGCGGCGAACTGCGCGAGACCTACGCGGCGGCCGGACCCCTGCTGCCCGCCAAGCTGCCGCAGATGTGGCTGGAGCCGATCCTGCGCAGGCACGCCGAGGAGCGCAATCCCGGGCGGATCCTGTTCCACCACGAGCTGCTGTCGTTCTCCGACGAGGGCGACCACGTCGTCGCCGAGGTGCGCGACCTGGAGAGCGGGGAGACCACCACCGTCACGGCGCAGTACCTCATCGGCGCCGACGGCGGCCGCATGGTCGGGGCCGGGGTCGGCATCGAGATGCAGGGCCCGCCCGGACTGGTCAACACCACCACCGTCTACTTCTCCGCCGACCTGTCCCCGTGGTGGGAGGAGGGCACGCTCATCACGCACTTCCTCAGCCCGGAGGACCCCGACCTGTCCTGCAACCTCATCGAGATGGGGCCGCGCTGGGGCAAGGAGTGCGAGCAGTGGGGGCTGCACTTCGCCCCCGGCCCGCCCGGACGCTGGGACGACGAGACCGTCGTGCCGAGGATCCGGGAGCTGCTGCGCATCCCGGACCTGGAGGTGACGGTCCACAAGGTGACGGACTGGATCGTGCACGCGCACCTCGCCGACCGCTACCGGGTCGGCCGGGTGCTGATCGCCGGCGACGCCGCGCACCGCCAGCCCCCCGCCGTCGGCCTCGGACTGAACACCGGCATCCAGGACGCGCACAACATCGCCTGGAAGCTGGCCGCGGTGCTCGGCGGCCGCGCGAGCGCCGGCCTGATCGACACCTACGAGTCCGAGCGCCGGCCCGTGGGACGGGAGAACGTCGACTGGGCGGTCTCCGCCGCAGTCCACCACCAGGCGGTCATCGACGCCGTCGGCGCCGGCCACAACATCCCGGCGGGGCGCCGCAGGCAGCGCCTGGAGGCGTACTTCGACCCCTCGCCGCTCGGCGACACCGTGCGCCAGCGCGCCCTGGAGATCTTCCACACCCACCGCGGGGGCTGCCAGTCGCTCGACATGGAGGTCGGCTTCCACTACGAGGACGGCGCACTGGTCGCGGACGGCAGCGAGGCGCCGGCCCGCGTCCCCATGCGCAACGAGCACCGGCCGACGTCCCGCCCCGGGCACCGTCTGCCGCACGCCTGGATCACCGCCGGCGACCGGCGTCTGTCGACGCTCGACCTCACCGGCAGGACCGACTTCACGCTGATCACCGGCCCGCAGGGCGCGCCCTGGTGCGAGGCGGCCGCCCGCGTGGCGGAGAAGTTCTCCGTCCGCGTCACCACGGTCCGCATCGGCGACGGCGGCGACTACGCGGACGTCGACGGCGGCTGGGCGGCCGTCCGGGAGATCGGCGACGCCGGCGCGCTCCTGGTCCGTCCCGACCAGCACATCGCCTGGCGCAGCGCGGACGGCGCCGGGGACCCGGAGCAGCACCTGGCCCGGGCGTTCGCCGCGGTGCTGGAGCGCTGA
- a CDS encoding TIGR03668 family PPOX class F420-dependent oxidoreductase: protein MKLGQEEMRGRFEQERAVRLATVDERGRAHVVPIIFVVDGDVFYSPTDRPKSGNPRPKRLRNLDRDPRVTVLADCYDEDWLKAWWVRLRGTARVIDDGPERTRALGLLDRKYEQFDGARYLQDGGPVVAVDIEDWLGWAYSERSAQDGRRRPWRERSWLRSSRA, encoded by the coding sequence ATGAAACTCGGGCAGGAAGAGATGCGCGGCCGGTTCGAGCAGGAGCGGGCCGTGCGGCTGGCCACGGTCGACGAACGCGGGCGCGCCCATGTCGTGCCGATCATCTTCGTGGTCGACGGCGACGTCTTCTACTCGCCGACCGACAGGCCGAAGAGCGGCAACCCGCGGCCCAAGCGGCTGCGCAACCTCGACCGCGACCCGAGGGTCACGGTCCTGGCCGACTGCTACGACGAGGACTGGCTGAAGGCGTGGTGGGTGCGGCTGCGCGGCACCGCCCGGGTGATCGACGACGGCCCGGAGCGCACGCGTGCGCTCGGCCTGCTGGACCGCAAGTACGAGCAGTTCGACGGCGCCCGCTACCTCCAAGACGGCGGACCCGTCGTGGCGGTCGACATCGAGGACTGGCTCGGCTGGGCCTACAGCGAGCGGTCGGCGCAGGACGGCCGGCGGCGCCCGTGGCGCGAGAGGTCGTGGCTGCGGTCCAGCCGTGCTTGA
- a CDS encoding MFS transporter — MTRARRMRRVLPEGYTRCLANPDFRRLQPGFLVSFLGDGMSFVGVAWLAVELAAPADRALVVGLAVAAYSLPAALGSLTLGRWLSGRNARSLILVNALLRGALFALIPALYWAGLLNAATYIALLAVSSVLHAWGIAGRQTFVAETLPAEDRLAGHALVGSQEQLSFIAGPPLAGLVSVAFGPAAVLACDAVSYAYLALVTARVRGDGTLDRRPAVPLRRSGRTLARHPELMGLLALSFVFYLLYGPIEVAVPVVVAERMGGDPAALGWIWGAFGVGAVAGTWATGTLRRLPLWPTVLGIVAGWGLAILPFAQFGTLAAGIAGFGLGGLIYAPYGPVTITLLQQKAPIEELVSLSAFRSAILVVATPLGAVLGGPLVDALGAADTIELSGRTTVGLAVVGTALILLVRRRRERREPLVSSSRR, encoded by the coding sequence ATGACCCGAGCACGGCGAATGCGGCGGGTGCTGCCCGAGGGCTACACCCGCTGTCTCGCCAACCCCGACTTCCGTCGGCTGCAACCCGGATTCCTGGTCTCTTTCCTCGGCGACGGCATGAGCTTCGTCGGTGTGGCGTGGCTGGCCGTCGAACTGGCCGCCCCGGCCGACCGGGCCCTCGTGGTGGGGCTCGCCGTCGCCGCCTACAGCCTGCCCGCCGCGCTCGGCTCCCTCACGCTGGGACGCTGGCTGAGCGGGCGCAACGCCAGGAGCCTGATCCTGGTCAACGCGCTCCTGCGCGGGGCCCTGTTCGCCCTGATCCCGGCGCTGTACTGGGCGGGGCTGCTGAACGCGGCGACCTACATCGCCCTGCTCGCGGTCTCCTCGGTCCTGCACGCCTGGGGGATCGCCGGCCGTCAGACGTTCGTCGCCGAGACCCTGCCCGCCGAGGACCGGCTGGCCGGCCACGCGCTGGTGGGCAGTCAGGAGCAGCTGTCGTTCATCGCCGGACCGCCGCTGGCCGGTCTGGTGTCGGTCGCGTTCGGGCCGGCCGCGGTGCTGGCCTGCGACGCGGTCAGCTACGCCTACCTCGCCCTCGTGACGGCCCGGGTGCGCGGCGACGGCACGCTCGACCGCCGTCCCGCGGTGCCGCTGCGGCGCAGCGGCAGGACCCTCGCCCGGCACCCGGAGCTGATGGGCCTGCTCGCGCTCTCGTTCGTCTTCTACCTGCTGTACGGGCCGATCGAGGTGGCGGTCCCGGTCGTCGTGGCCGAGCGCATGGGCGGGGACCCGGCGGCCCTCGGGTGGATCTGGGGCGCGTTCGGCGTCGGCGCGGTGGCCGGGACCTGGGCCACCGGAACGCTGCGGCGGCTGCCGCTGTGGCCGACCGTGCTGGGCATCGTGGCCGGCTGGGGGCTGGCGATCCTCCCCTTCGCCCAGTTCGGCACCCTCGCCGCGGGCATCGCGGGCTTCGGCCTCGGCGGGCTGATCTACGCGCCGTACGGGCCGGTGACCATCACCCTGCTACAGCAGAAGGCGCCCATCGAGGAGCTGGTGAGCCTCAGCGCCTTCCGCAGCGCGATCCTGGTGGTCGCGACCCCGCTGGGCGCGGTGCTCGGCGGCCCCCTGGTCGACGCGCTCGGCGCGGCGGACACCATCGAACTGTCCGGCCGGACCACCGTCGGCCTCGCCGTCGTCGGCACGGCCCTGATCCTGCTGGTACGGCGGCGCCGGGAGCGGCGGGAACCGCTCGTGAGCAGCTCGCGGCGGTGA
- a CDS encoding SUMF1/EgtB/PvdO family nonheme iron enzyme, with protein MTTTTPDVPSEVLRVAAWADGPAAERDALLDGYLRALEQLPEPRLGECLAVGLLHDAPEIRRQALAAAVRLAPELAAEAVGWALADPDETVRGSALASLAATPDLRSEGGPSALHALLAVLGRSPDQIAAGVGNYVTVADVHALASARTLLADTRLAGAVLEDLPVPLSADRLPSRLSLDGMRHIPAGRLRRGTRPGQERSWGDLGEPAVDEVAVEGFHLDIRPVTNDEYDAFVADVGVQGHLWCHPDEPRNTDHTRSTADDPRCAGDHPATGVSWYDAVAYAAWCGKRLPTEDEWERAARGDDHRRYPWGAEFRPESVRGLHSVLGRDGRTGPDRDAWLRRLADLSVAELPALTGPVNLPGGESPFGVHDMCGNVWEWTSTRFLDGLPLQPRFGTMDPGDLWGEWSAEVSVRGGAWSSPPALLTAVSRAGKVLVARSPEIGFRCAVSESEVPGR; from the coding sequence ATGACCACCACCACCCCGGACGTGCCGTCCGAAGTCCTGCGCGTCGCCGCCTGGGCCGACGGGCCGGCGGCGGAACGCGACGCCCTGCTCGACGGCTACCTGCGCGCCCTGGAACAACTGCCCGAACCACGGCTCGGGGAATGCCTGGCGGTCGGCCTGCTGCACGACGCGCCCGAGATCCGGCGCCAGGCCCTCGCGGCCGCCGTACGGCTCGCCCCGGAACTGGCGGCGGAGGCCGTCGGGTGGGCGCTGGCCGACCCGGACGAGACCGTGCGCGGATCCGCGCTCGCGTCGCTGGCCGCGACGCCGGACCTGCGGTCCGAAGGCGGCCCGTCGGCGCTCCACGCCCTGCTGGCCGTGCTCGGCCGGTCACCGGACCAGATCGCCGCCGGTGTCGGGAACTACGTGACGGTGGCGGACGTGCACGCGCTCGCCTCGGCACGCACCCTGCTCGCCGACACCCGACTGGCCGGTGCGGTCCTGGAGGACCTCCCCGTCCCGCTGTCGGCCGACCGGCTGCCCAGCCGGCTCTCCCTGGACGGGATGCGGCACATCCCGGCCGGACGGCTGCGCCGTGGGACGCGCCCCGGCCAGGAACGCTCCTGGGGCGACCTGGGCGAGCCCGCGGTGGACGAGGTCGCCGTCGAGGGCTTCCACCTGGACATCCGCCCGGTCACCAATGACGAGTACGACGCGTTCGTCGCCGACGTCGGTGTGCAGGGCCACCTGTGGTGCCACCCGGACGAGCCGAGGAACACCGACCACACGCGCTCCACCGCCGACGACCCCCGCTGCGCCGGCGACCACCCGGCGACCGGCGTCAGCTGGTACGACGCGGTGGCCTACGCCGCCTGGTGCGGCAAGCGGCTGCCCACCGAGGACGAGTGGGAACGGGCCGCGCGGGGCGACGACCACCGGCGGTACCCGTGGGGCGCCGAGTTCCGGCCCGAGTCGGTGCGAGGCCTGCACTCGGTGCTCGGGCGGGACGGCCGGACCGGACCGGACCGCGACGCGTGGCTGCGCCGGCTGGCGGACCTGTCCGTCGCCGAACTGCCCGCCCTGACCGGCCCGGTGAACCTGCCGGGCGGCGAATCCCCCTTCGGCGTCCACGACATGTGCGGCAACGTGTGGGAGTGGACGTCCACCCGGTTCCTGGACGGCCTCCCGCTCCAGCCGCGCTTCGGCACCATGGACCCGGGCGACCTGTGGGGCGAGTGGTCGGCCGAGGTCAGCGTCCGCGGCGGGGCGTGGAGTTCGCCCCCCGCGCTGCTCACCGCGGTCAGCCGGGCGGGCAAGGTGCTGGTGGCCCGGAGCCCGGAGATCGGCTTCCGCTGCGCGGTGAGCGAATCCGAGGTGCCCGGTCGATGA
- a CDS encoding phytanoyl-CoA dioxygenase family protein, with product MTSPQRIPRFRYDGTVTAEQRAFYEQYGFVVYRGVLDAQDVQTIKRDAERLERDTLDGKVPAEHRDQVIKPSYDENGRATLHRLPYFTLHCADTRELIERRNLDALGPGLLGRPTWRFEDAVDGAVWQMKRGRRSSYSALDWHLDFPHDLPLTPLVNVGVYLDDATVRNGCLVLVPGSHRYPPRRLEPVGLPLEAEAGDVICHTFNILHHSGPVLDDTSRATLYVYYSAGQKPTAGTAYSHRAGEDFAKMITGAEAGAR from the coding sequence GTGACTTCGCCGCAGCGCATTCCGCGGTTCCGCTACGACGGCACGGTGACGGCCGAACAACGCGCCTTCTACGAGCAGTACGGGTTCGTCGTCTACCGCGGTGTCCTCGACGCGCAGGACGTGCAGACCATCAAGCGCGACGCCGAACGGCTGGAACGCGACACGCTCGACGGGAAGGTGCCGGCCGAGCACCGCGACCAGGTCATCAAGCCGTCGTACGACGAGAACGGCCGGGCGACCCTGCACCGGCTGCCCTATTTCACCCTGCACTGCGCGGACACCCGGGAGCTGATCGAGCGCCGGAACCTGGACGCGCTCGGCCCCGGTCTGCTGGGACGGCCGACCTGGCGGTTCGAGGACGCCGTCGACGGGGCCGTGTGGCAGATGAAGCGGGGCAGGCGAAGCTCGTACAGTGCGCTGGACTGGCACCTCGACTTCCCGCACGACCTCCCCCTGACCCCCCTGGTGAACGTGGGCGTCTACCTGGACGACGCCACCGTCCGCAACGGCTGCCTGGTCCTCGTGCCCGGATCCCACCGGTATCCGCCGCGGCGGCTGGAGCCCGTCGGACTCCCGCTCGAAGCCGAGGCGGGCGACGTCATCTGCCACACCTTCAACATCCTCCACCACTCCGGCCCGGTGCTCGACGACACCAGCCGGGCGACGCTGTACGTGTACTACTCCGCGGGGCAGAAGCCCACGGCGGGCACGGCGTACAGCCACCGTGCGGGTGAGGATTTCGCCAAGATGATCACCGGAGCGGAGGCCGGCGCGCGATGA
- a CDS encoding formylglycine-generating enzyme family protein, whose product MHRWSYERFAVEQKNVNGLVDRFLAPEVWQKSREPLTDGERAELRESIAALRHPRIIEELCAIAATHPRADVRLTVLEGVEPFLSTLPAAREFLVWLLGDDEDFVVFSAARIAGRHRIGEAYEELVHITGPAEAGLLRSTKPVGIGAAVVAKAMDGILGAQDRAARLEIEREHARTGQLPRETALGEHWDYDPENLPRPVPEGMVLVPASEFVAGIGMDDVVHPLYDVDDAVPRQTRWLPDFLIDRYPVTNREYDAWAESEQAAEHALCHPDEPEDKDHRRGIAGDARFGPDHPATGVDWYDAYAYLAHLGKRLPTELEWEKAARGENGSLYPWGDEFDPDALRWFGASFGEAQSLEHWRDTLSTFDDRTPAVTTVPVGSHPRNVSAYGVADLVGNCWEWTDTNFFTRDRMKPMISGRPRTEWATAEETSVVIRGGAWTSMREQVTAYFRGKDLFTDRHNEIGFRGVIR is encoded by the coding sequence GTGCACAGGTGGAGTTACGAACGTTTTGCCGTCGAGCAGAAGAACGTGAACGGGCTGGTGGATCGTTTTCTGGCCCCGGAGGTATGGCAGAAATCGCGCGAACCCCTGACCGATGGGGAACGCGCCGAACTGCGTGAGTCGATCGCGGCGCTTCGGCACCCCAGAATCATCGAAGAACTCTGTGCGATAGCGGCGACCCACCCGCGCGCCGATGTCCGCCTGACGGTTCTCGAAGGCGTCGAGCCGTTTCTGTCCACGCTTCCCGCCGCGCGGGAATTCCTGGTCTGGCTGCTCGGCGACGACGAGGACTTCGTCGTGTTCTCCGCGGCGAGGATCGCCGGCCGCCACCGCATCGGCGAGGCCTACGAGGAACTGGTGCACATCACCGGGCCGGCCGAGGCCGGCCTGCTGCGCAGCACCAAGCCGGTGGGCATCGGCGCCGCCGTCGTGGCCAAGGCGATGGACGGGATCCTCGGCGCGCAGGACCGCGCGGCCCGGCTGGAGATCGAGCGGGAGCACGCGAGGACCGGTCAGCTGCCTCGGGAGACCGCCCTGGGCGAACACTGGGACTACGACCCGGAGAACCTGCCCCGTCCCGTGCCCGAGGGCATGGTCCTCGTCCCCGCGTCGGAGTTCGTCGCCGGGATCGGCATGGACGACGTCGTCCACCCGCTGTACGACGTGGACGACGCGGTGCCCCGGCAGACCCGCTGGCTGCCCGACTTCCTCATCGACCGGTACCCGGTGACCAACCGGGAGTACGACGCGTGGGCGGAGAGCGAGCAGGCGGCGGAGCACGCGCTCTGCCACCCCGACGAGCCCGAGGACAAGGACCACCGCCGCGGGATCGCCGGCGACGCCCGGTTCGGCCCCGACCACCCGGCGACCGGCGTCGACTGGTACGACGCCTACGCCTACCTCGCCCACCTCGGGAAGCGGCTGCCGACCGAACTGGAGTGGGAGAAGGCCGCACGCGGCGAGAACGGCTCCCTCTACCCGTGGGGCGACGAGTTCGACCCGGACGCCCTGCGGTGGTTCGGCGCCTCCTTCGGTGAAGCGCAGAGCCTGGAGCACTGGCGTGACACCCTGAGCACCTTCGACGACAGGACTCCCGCGGTCACCACCGTCCCGGTCGGCTCCCACCCCAGGAACGTCAGCGCCTACGGCGTCGCGGACCTGGTCGGGAACTGCTGGGAGTGGACGGACACCAACTTCTTCACCCGTGACCGCATGAAGCCGATGATCTCCGGCCGGCCCCGCACCGAATGGGCGACGGCCGAGGAGACCTCGGTGGTCATCCGGGGCGGCGCGTGGACCTCCATGCGGGAGCAGGTCACGGCGTACTTCCGCGGCAAGGACCTCTTCACGGACCGGCACAACGAGATCGGGTTCCGGGGGGTGATCCGGTGA